In Amyelois transitella isolate CPQ chromosome 27, ilAmyTran1.1, whole genome shotgun sequence, a single genomic region encodes these proteins:
- the LOC132903510 gene encoding uncharacterized protein LOC132903510 codes for MSGRNSARCSRGRSVTPRGAKEGSKSAYSSLGGSLYATDCSDSEGELLPEVTMVAGSTSLKRKAENAEVDMLPEKGTKTGISKRGRAPAKATSAGLSQAKAKLSLMASEFADFEDEADKAAGYLRDTPQINIDEVSIVDGQLEVVRKAARTVLEEAKKSGNLKGTTWAKMKSACAEILEAADKIADRGEESEVIRKMAADNKRMREELALLRQETKALRTAFSERKAPNTEPLASTADIMAQVDRSMRSFGESLTRDLFLSLGGMMNDRIKELEKRAIVAPQEVLRPPLAADRRNKEAGKAQDAKKAEAPIQPGNVGATAGSTLMPPARPGPAPKAPKATAAKAQQPPLQDASGAPPQEEPTPSSSWTEVVKKGKNKGKGKKSSPPEVDSAAPRPTAPAPVKRQYALPKSTAVVVTLKSGATVDYKTVMGRVTTIKLATVGVEHVAVRSTATGARIIEIPGNDSSVVADNLAEKIRELVGDVAEVTRPYKTAQIKISGFDESVTPETLRNEVSLAGKCPPEHIKVGQIRMTPDFTGAVIVTCPVAVANALVADGRILIGWSSAKITGLEPLPMRCFRCMGLGHTRALCPSPVDRSELCHRCGKTGHLTQQCVEKEPWCAVCHHAKLPAKHTMGGKACNPPRTKGRLEPTGLKSVGNTMEH; via the coding sequence ATGTCGGGCCGAAATTCGGCCAGATGCAGCCGAGGGCGGTCGGTAACCCCCCGAGGCGCCAAGGAGGGCTCTAAGTCGGCGTACAGCAGCCTGGGAGGGTCACTGTATGCCACGGACTGCTCCGACTCGGAGGGGGAACTACTTCCTGAAGTAACGATGGTGGCAGGCTCTACTTCTCTGAAGAGAAAGGCCGAAAATGCCGAGGTGGATATGCTTCCCGAAAAGGGTACTAAAACTGGCATATCAAAGAGAGGGCGTGCGCCTGCAAAGGCGACCAGTGCAGGACTGAGCCAGGCAAAGGCTAAACTGTCACTGATGGCGTCGGAATTTGCCGACTTCGAGGATGAGGCTGACAAAGCGGCGGGTTATTTGAGGGATACTCCCCAAATAAACATTGATGAGGTCTCAATAGTGGACGGTCAGCTGGAGGTGGTGCGCAAGGCGGCTCGGACCGTACTAGAGGAGGCCAAGAAGTCCGGTAACCTAAAGGGGACGACCTGGGCCAAAATGAAGTCCGCCTGCGCCGAAATCCTCGAAGCGGCGGACAAAATCGCGGACCGAGGCGAGGAGTCCGAGGTCATCCGCAAAATGGCGGCGGACAACAAGAGGATGCGGGAGGAACTAGCTCTGCTTAGGCAAGAAACTAAAGCCCTCCGAACCGCATTCTCCGAGAGGAAGGCCCCCAATACGGAGCCCTTGGCCTCGACGGCCGATATTATGGCCCAGGTTGACCGCTCCATGCGGTCGTTCGGAGAGTCCCTCACCAGGGACCTTTTCCTCTCTCTGGGGGGAATGATGAACGACCGAATAAAGGAGCTAGAGAAGAGGGCTATTGTTGCCCCCCAGGAGGTGCTGCGTCCACCGCTTGCGGCTGACCGTCGCAACAAGGAGGCAGGGAAGGCACAAGATGCCAAAAAAGCCGAGGCACCGATACAGCCCGGAAATGTGGGGGCAACTGCAGGCTCCACCCTGATGCCCCCGGCAAGACCTGGCCCGGCGCCCAAAGCGCCAAAAGCCACAGCGGCCAAGGCCCAGCAACCTCCCTTACAGGATGCTTCTGGCGCCCCACCCCAGGAGGAACCCACCCCCTCCTCCTCTTGGACGGAGGTGGTTAAAAAGGGGAAAAATAAGGGGAAGGGGAAAAAATCCTCCCCTCCTGAGGTGGATAGCGCGGCTCCTCGCCCCACGGCCCCTGCACCGGTCAAGCGGCAGTATGCCCTTCCCAAATCAACGGCTGTGGTGGTGACTCTCAAGTCGGGTGCCACAGTCGACTACAAAACTGTGATGGGAAGGGTCACCACGATAAAACTGGCGACAGTGGGTGTGGAACACGTGGCGGTGAGGAGTACGGCGACGGGCGCCAGAATAATCGAGATTCCCGGAAATGACAGCAGCGTTGTCGCTGACAACCTTGCTGAAAAAATCCGGGAACTGGTGGGGGATGTGGCCGAGGTCACGAGGCCGTACAAAACGGCCCAAATCAAAATCTCCGGGTTTGACGAATCAGTCACCCCGGAGACCTTGCGGAATGAGGTGTCCCTGGCCGGCAAATGTCCACCGGAACACATAAAGGTGGGGCAGATCCGTATGACACCGGACTTCACCGGGGCTGTCATCGTGACCTGCCCTGTAGCTGTGGCCAACGCCCTCGTGGCAGACGGCCGTATATTGATCGGTTGGTCGTCTGCCAAAATCACTGGCCTGGAACCCCTGCCCATGCGCTGTTTCAGGTGCATGGGTTTGGGCCATACGAGGGCGTTGTGCCCATCACCGGTGGACAGGTCGGAACTCTGCCATAGATGCGGGAAAACGGGGCACCTCACACAGCAATGTGTGGAGAAGGAGCCCTGGTGCGCGGTGTGCCATCATGCCAAACTCCCGGCGAAGCACACAATGGGAGGGAAGGCGTGTAACCCCCCGCGCACCAAGGGACGACTGGAGCCCACTGGGCTGAAAAGCGTAGGTAACACAATGGAGCACTAA